From Oryza brachyantha chromosome 9, ObraRS2, whole genome shotgun sequence, a single genomic window includes:
- the LOC102704913 gene encoding chromatin remodeling protein EBS, whose protein sequence is MGKTKQGKKDVEEFYTIKGTNKAVRAGDCVLMRPSDTDKAPYVARVERLETDGRGSVRVRVRWYYRPEESKGGRRQFHGAKELFLSDHFDTQSAHTIEGKCVVHSFKNYTKLDNVGPEDFFCRFEYKAATGAFTPDRVAVYCKCEMPYNPDDLMVQCEGCKDWFHPSCMGMTIEQAKKLDHFLCADCVKENGTKRPSNSYPASPNSDSKVEPKRRKR, encoded by the exons ATGGGCAAGACCAAGCAGGGCAAGAAGGACGTCGAAGAATTCTACACCATCAAGGGCACCAACAAGGCCGTTCGAG CCGGGGACTGCGTGCTGATGCGGCCGTCGGACACGGACAAGGCGCCGTACGTGGCGAGGGTGGAGCGGCTGGAGACGGACGGCCGGGGCAGCGTGCGGGTGCGGGTACGGTGGTACTACCGGCCGGAGGAGTCCaagggcgggcggcggcagttCCACGGCGCCAAGGAGCTGTTCCTCTCCGACCACTTCGACACGCAGAGCGCGCACACCATCGAGGGCAAGTGCGTCGTCCACTCCTTCAAGAACTACACCAAGCTCGACAACGTCGGCCCCGAGGACTTCTTCTGCCGCTTCGAGTACAAGGCGGCCACCGGCGCCTTCACGCCCGACCGCGTCGCCGT GTACTGCAAGTGTGAGATGCCGTACAACCCAGATGACCTAATGGTGCAGTGCGAGGGATGCAAGGACTG GTTCCATCCATCTTGTATGGGAATGACCATTGAACAGGCCAAAAAGTTAGACCATTTCCTGTGCGCAGATTGTGTCAAAGAAAATGGCACGAAGAGACCTTCAAACTCGTACCCAGCATCACCGAATTCTGATTCTAAG GTTGAACCAAAAAGGCGGAAGAGGTAA